A region of Pontiella agarivorans DNA encodes the following proteins:
- the nadC gene encoding carboxylating nicotinate-nucleotide diphosphorylase: MELPNIFERPEVNQLIDLALTEDLGPINTDVTSDSTVPPEEQAVAHMVAREACRLAGIHVAAEVFRRVNPELQCDVLVEDGRAVEAMTTVLEIKGAAQSILTAERTALNFIQRMSGVATITAEYVKAAGNPDVMLLDTRKTTPGHRAFEKYAVLCGGGTNHRIGLYDAVLIKDNHLVSWEKKHGTGVGECVAAARAKYPGLKIEVEVDTVEQLKESLTTRPDWVLLDNMPPPVLRECVALCKGICKTEASGGINLETIYDIAQTGVDAISVGALTHSAPSIDLALDFVE; the protein is encoded by the coding sequence GTGGAACTACCGAATATATTTGAACGACCTGAAGTCAATCAGCTGATCGATCTGGCACTTACGGAGGACCTCGGCCCGATCAATACCGATGTTACCTCCGATTCAACGGTGCCGCCCGAAGAGCAGGCTGTTGCGCACATGGTGGCGCGCGAAGCCTGTCGTCTGGCTGGTATTCATGTGGCGGCGGAAGTTTTTCGAAGGGTTAATCCGGAGCTTCAGTGCGACGTTTTGGTTGAAGATGGGCGTGCTGTCGAGGCGATGACTACGGTGCTGGAGATTAAAGGTGCCGCGCAGAGCATTCTGACCGCGGAACGTACCGCGTTGAATTTTATTCAGCGGATGAGCGGCGTCGCGACGATTACAGCAGAATACGTCAAAGCGGCCGGCAATCCTGACGTCATGCTCCTGGATACCCGGAAAACTACACCGGGACACCGTGCATTTGAAAAATATGCGGTGCTCTGCGGCGGAGGGACGAATCATCGTATCGGGCTGTATGATGCGGTGTTGATTAAAGACAATCATCTTGTTTCGTGGGAAAAGAAACACGGTACCGGTGTCGGCGAATGTGTTGCGGCTGCGCGGGCCAAATATCCGGGGCTTAAAATTGAAGTGGAAGTGGATACGGTGGAGCAGTTGAAGGAGTCCCTGACCACCCGGCCGGACTGGGTGCTGCTGGATAATATGCCGCCGCCGGTGCTGCGCGAATGTGTGGCGTTGTGCAAAGGCATCTGCAAGACGGAGGCTTCCGGCGGTATCAATCTTGAGACGATTTATGACATTGCCCAGACCGGCGTGGATGCCATTTCGGTGGGTGCTCTCACGCACTCGGCTCCATCGATCGATCTTGCGCTCGATTTTGTGGAGTAA
- a CDS encoding type III pantothenate kinase, which produces MSAILVIDIGNTSSSVGYYRNGKVTSVGRCASRFQSLEDVEPILTKKPVEAVVIASVVPPVNARWKKAVKLLGLPKPLFVSSELELGVPVDYPKPENIGADRLANAAAGAKLMGTPSVVCDFGTALTFDILDPVKGYKGGIICPGLPLMFDYLAEKTALLPHVEPVKTKAVVGRNTKQAMQIGARLGYRGMVREILQSLKNDFGVTELPVCCTGGYAGWIFKDWDIAAVIDPKLTLRGVGIIGELNL; this is translated from the coding sequence ATGAGTGCGATACTGGTCATAGATATTGGGAATACCAGTTCTTCGGTGGGTTACTATCGGAACGGGAAGGTGACGTCGGTGGGGCGGTGTGCATCGCGGTTCCAATCCTTGGAAGACGTTGAGCCGATTCTTACGAAGAAACCGGTTGAGGCCGTGGTGATTGCTTCGGTGGTGCCGCCGGTGAATGCCCGGTGGAAAAAAGCCGTGAAATTACTCGGGCTGCCGAAGCCGCTGTTTGTTTCGAGTGAACTTGAGCTGGGTGTTCCGGTTGATTATCCGAAGCCGGAAAATATCGGAGCGGATCGTCTGGCGAATGCGGCGGCGGGGGCAAAGCTGATGGGGACGCCCTCGGTGGTGTGTGATTTCGGGACGGCACTGACCTTTGATATTCTCGATCCGGTAAAGGGGTACAAAGGCGGTATTATCTGCCCGGGTCTGCCGCTGATGTTTGATTATCTGGCCGAAAAAACCGCACTGCTTCCGCATGTGGAACCGGTCAAAACCAAAGCGGTCGTCGGCCGCAATACCAAGCAGGCGATGCAGATCGGTGCCCGTCTGGGCTATCGGGGCATGGTGCGTGAAATTCTCCAGTCGCTGAAAAACGATTTCGGTGTCACGGAGCTTCCGGTCTGCTGCACCGGAGGTTATGCCGGGTGGATTTTCAAAGACTGGGATATTGCGGCGGTCATTGATCCCAAACTCACACTGCGGGGAGTCGGAATTATCGGTGAGCTGAATCTCTGA
- the nuoE gene encoding NADH-quinone oxidoreductase subunit NuoE — protein MSCKCDIREKVDGMIDRIGTANDLAIPLLQAVQSEFRYIPVEAIEQIAARTEMTETRLYGVATFYSQFRLEPVGEKIIKVCHGTACHVAGAEGVTEALERRLGISDGETTADGRYTLESVACLGCCSLAPVVAVDDDISARVDRGAVVKLIDELEALDG, from the coding sequence ATGAGCTGTAAGTGTGACATCAGGGAAAAAGTCGATGGGATGATTGACCGCATCGGCACAGCAAACGATCTGGCGATTCCGTTGCTGCAGGCGGTGCAGAGCGAATTCCGGTATATTCCGGTTGAGGCGATTGAGCAGATTGCCGCGCGGACGGAAATGACCGAAACCCGGTTGTATGGCGTCGCCACGTTTTACTCGCAGTTCCGTTTGGAGCCGGTGGGTGAAAAAATCATCAAGGTGTGCCATGGCACCGCCTGTCATGTGGCCGGTGCAGAAGGTGTGACGGAAGCGCTGGAAAGACGCTTGGGAATATCCGATGGCGAGACGACGGCGGATGGACGATATACGCTGGAATCGGTGGCTTGTCTGGGCTGCTGCTCGCTGGCGCCTGTGGTGGCGGTGGATGATGATATCAGTGCGAGGGTTGATCGCGGCGCCGTGGTGAAGCTGATCGACGAATTGGAGGCACTCGATGGGTAA